One region of Trichosurus vulpecula isolate mTriVul1 chromosome 1, mTriVul1.pri, whole genome shotgun sequence genomic DNA includes:
- the ICAM4 gene encoding LOW QUALITY PROTEIN: intercellular adhesion molecule 4 (The sequence of the model RefSeq protein was modified relative to this genomic sequence to represent the inferred CDS: substituted 1 base at 1 genomic stop codon) gives MGHKKAGGGGEGDSDPSCWPLTXRPSEGQGGAVYDLISLPSERLLSSGILAMRAPSSLALLILLLLAATGRGQEVHGPFWVRVLPQEVNILPGSSVWINCSTSCPQPEAWGLVTSLTQGEKKTGPGWAAFQVLDVRAWDSAARCFFTCVGETQEATATIKTYSPPQAVVLEQPTLMDVGTEYEFRCHAAFVFPLEKLTMILSLKSRALSSVSLAGSGYRLESANVTWTPRFQPRLQDMGQLLTCHAQLNLDGFLITRSSKPVRLYFRENPMSQVVAWLALAALAGLLLLISGVFLFRFRGLLQLEALRPSGGTPAEKV, from the exons ATGGGACATAAGAAAGCTG ggggtggaggagagggcgACTCTGATCCCTCTTGCTGGCCTCTAACATAGAGGCCCTCAGAGGGCCAGGGTGGGGCTGTCTATGACCTTATCTCTTTGCCTTCTGAGAGGCTCCTCAGTTCTGGGATCCTGGCCATGAGGGCACCCTCCTCTCTTGCCTTACTAATCCTGCTGCTGCTGGCAGCTACTGGTCGTGGCCAAG AGGTCCATGGGCCCTTCTGGGTTCGAGTCTTGCCACAAGAGGTGAACATACTTCCTGGCAGCTCTGTTTGGATCAACTGCAGCACAAGCTGTCCCCAGCCTGAAGCCTGGGGGTTGGTCACTTCACTgactcagggggaaaaaaagacaggaCCAGGATGGGCTGCTTTTCAGGTGCTGGATGTGAGGGCCTGGGATTCAGCAGCCCGATGCTTCTTTACCTGTGTTGGAGAAACCCAGGAGGCCACTGCCACAATCAAGACCTACA gcCCCCCACAAGCTGTGGTCTTGGAACAACCAACCCTCATGGACGTGGGCACTGAATACGAGTTTCGCTGTCACGCAGCCTTTGTCTTCCCTCTGGAGAAGCTAACTATGATCCTGAGCCTCAAAAGCAGAGCCCTGTCCTCTGTTAGCTTAGCTGGATCAGGCTACCGCCTTGAGTCAGCCAATGTGACCTGGACCCCCAGGTTCCAGCCACGCCTCCAAGATATGGGACAGCTACTGACCTGCCATGCACAGCTTAACCTCGATGGCTTCTTGATCACTCGAAGCTCCAAGCCAGTGAGGCTATACTTCCGAG AGAACCCGATGTCTCAAGTGGTAGCCTGGCTTGCTTTAGCAGCCCTGGCCGGACTCCTATTGCTTATTTCAGGTGTGTTCCTCTTTCGGTTTAGGGGGCTGCTACAATTGGAAGCCTTGCGCCCCTCTGGTGGAACCCCTGCAGAGAAGGTGTGA
- the LOC118841411 gene encoding intercellular adhesion molecule 1-like, with translation MQVLRPLRALSALLFLPLLSSSGAQKNPTEPQVWVYPPNPVILSGSSVDMNCSTDCANSPKIGLETRLRKIELSDGTNWKAWRLRNVTWDNSPLCYVNCPGKGQSSTTVNITVYEPPKNLELNLEPSQERSSLPWIPVGQNITLSCHVAGGRPRENLMVLLLRGTEEISRRPVLDDTLDTAIVKFRITARREDDEASFSCHAELDLQPRGLKLYQNSSAPLKFYTFALAQEPPVLVTPKLLETETKEQVSCEMDKLFPVEKAHIQLSWSRQKLIQSNITQHGDLLRATATIMAAKEEKGDRKLTCSVTLGNETRTISKNLTVYTFPQPDLMVSEPILEGNQINLTCKADPPATVLIEGAPRGEPDRISLIVQEKDNGHVFTCQATLQLREETLHKNKSLKLNVLFPPKLDEKCPRNWTWDEGTEQILQCTARGNPPPTVTCIGKQEMPVGTRKSITRAHNGTYNCTAKNSQGEASQVVLVLVKFQDVDLMPILIGILVSVVVLSIVITVGYAYYRQQRIRSYELKKAQEARALKLLKKEAGPCP, from the exons ATGCAAGTCCTCAGGCCCCTTCGCGCTCTGAGTGCGCTCCTCTTCCTGCCCCTACTCTCATCCTCAG GAGCCCAGAAGAACCCAACCGAGCCGCAGGTCTGGGTGTACCCCCCAAACCCAGTGATCCTCTCTGGCAGTTCAGTAGACATGAACTGCAGCACCGATTGCGCTAATTCCCCTAAGATCGGCCTGGAGACTAGGCTGCGGAAAATCGAGTTGAGCGACGGGACGAATTGGAAAGCCTGGAGGCTAAGGAATGTTACCTGGGATAATAGTCCCTTGTGCTATGTCAACTGCCCAGGGAAGGGTCAAAGCAGCACCACGGTTAACATTACGGTTTATG AGCCACCAAAGAACCTGGAGCTGAATCTGGAGCCTTCTCAGGAGCGATCTTCTCTCCCCTGGATCCCTGTGGGCCAGAACATCACTTTAAGCTGCCATGTGGCAGGTGGAAGACCTCGGGAGAATCTGATGGTGTTGTTGCTTCGGGGAACCGAGGAAATAAGCAGACGGCCTGTCCTGGATGATACCCTTGACACTGCTATTGTCAAATTCCGGATCACAGCCAGAAGGGAAGATGATGAGGCCAGCTTCTCCTGCCACGCTGAGCTGGACCTTCAGCCCAGGGGATTGAAGCTTTATCAGAACAGCTCAGCACCCCTGAAGTTCTACACCTTTG CCTTGGCACAAGAGCCCCCAGTGCTTGTGACCCCCAAGCTCCTGGAGACTGAGACCAAGGAGCAAGTGAGCTGTGAGATGGACAAGCTGTTCCCGGTGGAGAAAGCCCACATACAACTGTCCTGGAGCAGGCAGAAGTTGATTCAAAGCAACATCACCCAACATGGAGACTTGCTAAGGGCCACAGCCACAATCATGGCAGCAAAAGAGGAGAAGGGTGATAGAAAGCTGACCTGCAGTGTGACACTGGGAAATGAAACCAGGACTATATCAAAAAACCTGACAGTCTATA CCTTCCCACAACCAGATCTTATGGTCAGCGAGCCCATCCTGGAGGGAAATCAAATAAACTTGACCTGCAAGGCAGACCCACCAGCCACAGTGCTGATTGAGGGGGCTCCACGTGGTGAACCTGACCGGATATCCCTGATAGTCCAGGAGAAGGACAACGGGCATGTTTTCACCTGCCAAGCCACCCTGCAGTTGCGGGAAGAAACACTGCATAAAAACAAAAGCCTGAAACTAAATGTTCTAT TCCCCCCAAAGCTGGATGAGAAATGCCCAAGAAACTGGACCTGGGATGAGGGGACTGAGCAGATCCTGCAGTGCACGGCTAGAGGAAATCCACCTCCCACCGTGACATGTATTGGAAAACAAGAGATGCCAGTTGGGACACGGAAAAGTATCACCAGGGCCCACAATGGCACTTACAACTGCACTGCCAAGAACTCACAGGGAGAAGCAAGCCAAGTCGTGTTGGTACTTGTGAAGT TCCAGGATGTGGACCTGATGCCAATTCTCATTGGCATACTGGTCAGCGTGGTGGTTTTGAGTATTGTGATCACCGTGGGATATGCCTATTACCGACAGCAGAGGATTAGAAGTTACGAGCTGAAGAAGGCACAGGAGGCTAGAGCTTTGAAGCTGTTGAAGAAAGAGGCTGGACCCTGCCCCTAG
- the MRPL4 gene encoding 39S ribosomal protein L4, mitochondrial, translating into MTYFRAPQEIALSLGVGAGAAMLLIRAALGAWGPGRGLTPARRALSTLTGGDLTSLEHALTTGPPSPAGVPLLRRCDLPVPVHRTPVQAWVESLRGYEETRLGLADLHPDVFAVPPRLDILHEVAIWQKNFKRISYAKTKTRAEVRGGGKKPWKQKGSGRARHGSIRSPIWRGGGIAHGPRGPTSYYYMLPMKVRVLGLKVALTVKLMQDDLHVVDSLELPNSDPRYLLDLVRHRCWGDSVLLVDMDEEMPQNIVSAVSNLKTINLVPAVGLNVHSMLKHQTLVLTLNTVAFLEKKLLWHDKRYTALYPFRLPYSDFP; encoded by the exons ATGACGTATTTCCGGGCGCCCCAGGAAATTGCCCTCTCCCTAGGTGTCGGAGCCGGTGCCGCTATGCTTCTGATCCGGGCAGCACTGGGGGCTTGGGGACCCGGTCGGGGCCTAACCCCAGCACGAAGG GCCCTGTCTACGCTGACCGGCGGAGACCTCACAAGCCTGGAGCATGCGTTGACTACAG GACCCCCGAGCCCCGCCGGTGTCCCCCTGCTCCGCCGCTGTGACCTCCCAGTTCCCGTGCACAGGACCCCGGTGCAAGCCTGGGTGGAATCCCTCCGGGGTTATGAGGAAACGCGCTTGGGCCTGGCCGACCTGCACCCCGACGTGTTCGCTGTGCCACCCCG gCTGGATATTCTACATGAGGTTGCCATATGGCAGAAGAACTTCAAGAGAATT AGTTATGCCAAGACCAAGACCCGGGCAGAGGTGAGAGGTGGTGGGAAGAAGCCCTGGAAGCAGAAAGGCTCAGGCCGGGCCCGGCATGGGAGCATCCGTTCCCCAATCTGGCGAGGAG GTGGTATTGCCCATGGTCCACGGGGTCCAACAAGCTACTACTATATGTTGCCAATGAAGGTTCGAGTGCTGGGTCTCAAGGTGGCCCTGACAGTCAAGCTAATGCAG GATGACCTTCACGTGGTAGATTCCTTGGAGCTGCCAAACTCAGACCCAAGATACTTGTTAGACCTGGTTCGGCACCGATGTTGGGGTGACTCTGTGCTCCTTGTTGATAT GGATGAGGAGATGCCCCAGAACATTGTTTCTGCTGTATCCAACCTGAAGACCATCAACCTGGTGCCAGCAGTTG GCCTCAATGTCCACAGTATGCTGAAGCACCAGACTCTGGTCTTGACTCTCAACACTGTTGCCTTCCTAGAGAAGAAGCTGTTATGGCACGATAAGCGCTACACAGCCCTCTACCCATTCCGCCTGCCCTACAGCGACTTCCCTTGA
- the S1PR2 gene encoding sphingosine 1-phosphate receptor 2, which translates to MGSPYEDYLNPNKVFEHYNFTKETPVPPDTPSRQAASAFIVLLCCAIILENLLVLAAVVRNSKFHSAMYLFLGNLAASDLLAGIAFIANTLLSGPRTLQLTPVLWFVREGSAFITLSASVFSLLAIAIERHVAIAKVKVYGSDKSCRMLLLIGACWVISLALGGLPILGWNCLGQLDACSTVLPLYAKSYILFVVTVFTAILLAIVALYVRIYCVVRSSHAELAGPHTLALLKTVTIVLGVFIVCWLPAFIVLLLDTSCPVRACPVLYKAHYFFAFATFNSLLNPVIYTWRSRDLRREVLRPLCCWGPRTRQGRGGPPGRCLLPFRSSSSLERGTQMPTSPTFMEGNTVV; encoded by the coding sequence ATGGGCAGCCCTTATGAAGATTACCTGAATCCCAACAAAGTGTTTGAACACTACAACTTCACCAAGGAGACTCCCGTACCCCCAGACACGCCATCCCGCCAGGCAGCCTCAGCGTTCATTGTCCTGCTCTGCTGTGCCATCATCCTGGAGAACTTGCTTGTACTGGCTGCTGTTGTTCGGAATAGCAAGTTTCATTCAGCCATGTACTTGTTCCTGGGCAACTTGGCAGCCTCCGATCTGCTGGCTGGTATAGCTTTCATCGCCAATACCCTGTTGTCTGGCCCTCGAACGCTGCAGCTGAcccctgtgctctggtttgtccGAGAGGGCTCGGCCTTCATCACACTTTCTGCCTCAGTCTTCAGCCTGCTGGCCATTGCCATTGAGCGGCATGTAGCTATTGCAAAAGTGAAGGTGTATGGTAGTGACAAGAGCTGCCGGATGCTGCTGCTGATTGGGGCTTGCTGGGTCATCTCTCTGGCCCTGGGAGGTCTGCCCATCCTTGGTTGGAATTGCCTAGGTCAGCTGGATGCCTGCTCTACGGTGCTGCCACTCTATGCCAAGTCCTACATCCTCTTTGTGGTGACTGTCTTCACCGCCATCTTGCTGGCTATAGTTGCCCTCTACGTGCGCATCTACTGCGTAGTGCGTTCTAGCCACGCAGAGCTGGCAGGACCACATACCTTGGCACTGCTGAAGACAGTGACTATTGTGTTGGGCGTCTTCATTGTTTGCTGGCTGCCAGCCTTCATTGTACTCCTGCTGGACACCTCCTGCCCTGTCCGTGCCTGCCCTGTGCTCTACAAAGCCCACTACTTCTTTGCCTTTGCCACATTCAATTCACTGCTCAATCCTGTGATCTACACGTGGCGAAGTAGAGACCTTCGGCGGGAGGTGCTTCGGCCCCTGTGCTGCTGGGGGCCTCGAACCCGGCAGGGCCGAGGAGGGCCACCAGGGCGCTGCCTTCTGCCCTTTCGAAGCTCAAGCTCCCTGGAACGTGGCACCCAGATGCCCACATCACCTACATTCATGGAGGGAAACACAGTGGTGTGA